The following is a genomic window from Hyperolius riggenbachi isolate aHypRig1 chromosome 4, aHypRig1.pri, whole genome shotgun sequence.
CTGAATGTTAATGCTTTGTCCAGGTTTGTTCCTTGTATAGCTGTATATCTACAGTAAATGTCATGCTCTGCTATTGAAATTGTAAACAGATATGATGACATTCTATCAGAGCAAGACTTCTGGCATCCTATTATAGACAATATAATACAACAGCAGGTGGGCATGTAATATGAAATCTATGCCTCACACAATGCAATATGCACAGAATATATTGGTGTAATGTTATATAGAATATATTCAAAGCTATTCATCAGGCTgctttgctgtttgtcacccctaaatattgtctgtaacctaaattaatgtccagcgctgcgtaatatgttggcgctttataaatacaacaaataaataaataaataaaaatcaggcTGAAATTGGGAATTTAATGTGAGTTGTAATAATATTAAACGGCATTATTTTTCACAGTGAATATATACACAAATTGTCTTTATTCCTAAACATATGTGAAAATGCTGAAAGATACAGAGATTTTCACGGATAATACTTCACACTGCACATTTCCCAAATTACAGGGTGCAGTATTTAAACTCtttagacctgaactcagaacttcctctctgctctgaaatatacgcaacagcaaaataacctatatagaaaaacatttctttgttacagctgatacaaatcctacaattaaacctgcagtgtttctacttcctgctttcacagaagcagacatattgttaacatcctgtgctttcaaatgagcttgtcTGCCATGACAGTTTGCAGACACAGGTGAAAGATCAAGTTACAACTTGCAATTAGTCGCAGACgagggggaattatacaggctaaactctctatatacatacagggtgcatttcttcatgttttccttctgtcctgtgcaagagtacaggtccactttacagCCAGTTTATAGAAGTCTTTTAGTAAATGGAATTCTCACACCACCTTTTCTACCCCAGTCCTCCCTGTGGTGCATTTTTATTCTGTTGCACAAGCCTACATTGTATAATGTGCAGAAACATTTTAAACACATCTAATGTTCCCATAGCTACATAAAGCTCTTAATAAATAACACAGATGTGGTTACCACTGGCAACTTCTTCCCACCATATTGTAACATGGTAATATTTGGTACTGTGCAGGGCTTGCTCAAGATACTTTACTCGTCCATAAGTCATGTTAGAAAGTTTATATTTTCCGGGATGTCTTTAGTCTTACAGTCTGCTTAGCAAAGTTCAGGGCATCTTCTTTGGACCTcttgacaaattcagaaatcttaCTAAAGGCTTCTTCCAGGCCTTGGCCTGATGTGGCACAACATGCTTGAACATACCAATCCCGATCTGAGCAGtaccttttcatgttaaatagtcGGGTTATCTCATCTGCATTTTGAGCCCCTGGAAGATCTTGCTTGTTAGCCAAGACAACCACAGGCACGTTCTTTATCATATCGTTTTGAAGAATGCGCTTGAATTCCTTCTTTGACTCAACAAGAGTTTTCTCATTGGTGCTGTCCACCACGTACACCAGTCCATCTGTGTTTTCAAAGTAGTTGTACCAGAATGCTCTCATTTTCTCCTGTCCACCAACGTCCCATATGGTTAATTGCAGGTGTTTCTCAGTTTGAATCATCTCCACATTGAAGCCAACTGTTGGGATTGTAAAGAAATTTTCTTTAAATTTGAGTCTGTAGAGCACAGTTGATTTCCCAGAAGCACCCAAGCCGAGTAGAAGGATTCTGgcttctttaactctggagtggcCGGAGCCTCCCATGTCTTTGCTCGTTCCCTTCTGAACAGGATATACGGACAAGAAGGTCTCTGCATGGTGAATAGTCGCAGTGAGACTGTGTACTTATAGTGAGGCTTATCAGGAAACAGAAAGGTGTATTGTTTATGAAGGTTTAATGTCCACTGCCTGTCACAAAGGTGGAACTATCTCTAGCAATAAAGTGTGATCTATAAAGGAATCCAAAGTTCAAAGTATGGgagaattaaaattaaaaatatattttctagtaaaataaagccagtaATGTTTATAATAAGTAGGTTAAAAATGTCTTGAGTTGGTGCCTTCTGTAgtaactatataaataaaatacatttttactccattctttaaaggacttacgaggccaaaatctgccccctaaACGTAAAAAAatgtaactacctgcatgactttgtaaggcacggagaacgccgtccgcgccctccctgccgttccgcctggtcccctctgctcaatagccccccgaaaggctgtgaccccacggtccgggtcggtatctgcagcctgcataaagatggccgccggagctggccacggctgcgcagtctgcatagccgctactgcggctgcgcagctctagggccaaccccccgatccaggtagttaactttttttacgttttgggggcagattttggcctcgtaagtcctttaagtgcacTAAATATCACCACAACTGCCCTCAATAAATtaggagaaaattcactttttctcctaagtttcttcCTAAGagatattttttatcttctgtttaaaatataatttcagcactctgcaattgaaaaagtaccaaaaagtaggtgaaaaaatgtactgtcaaaataattttctTGCCTGGTGGTGGTAGAAGGCTGGATTGGATAGCGCCCACAGTGTGTTATTAATTGTGTCTGTATAATACAGTCTAAAACACCTGTATCACAgtcaaggaacacacacacacattatcaggtatgtatgaaatcccaCCAAAGTTCTCCCAAGCCTTCAAGCTGAACTGCACAGCAGCACAGTAGTGCAGTGGATCTGGGCCAGGACACTgactacatggagtttgtatattcttccCATGTTTGCCTCAGTTTCTTTTGGGTATTCTGTTTTcctctcagggcccgtttccacttgtgcggtgcgcatTGCCGCGgttaaaattcgcatgcggatgcgaatttctcacgcggctgtatgcgaattttcgtgcgaattcgcatgaaaattcgcatggatgacgctatatgcgaatttaaccatggcagtgccagtgtgtttttccattgatttccatgcgaattcgcatgaaaattcgcatgccaaagccgcaggcgatttccctattaaatacattagcggcgattcgcatgcattccacacgcaggcgaattctgagggctctgccgtgcagaaaaatcctgcacagaaaaacgctcaggaaaactgacaagtggaaacaggcacatccacttgtattggctgtgcgaatctgcatgcaggaaacgcatgcagattcgcgatagtggaaacgggccctcagatcCCAGATAAGGCTTCAAATAAAAGTACTGTTACAGTGAGGGTGAGGTAGGGGAGGGTAACTTTATTAGTTTAGGATAGGATGGTTAAGGGTAGGCCTCAGGGATATGTTTTCATGAAGGGGGAGGTTAGGTTTCGGCatcaggaaacaaaagggaagaaaAAGATTAATTATTGGGAAACGGACTTCATTCatgatattttatatttttctaataaaaaaatgacaatacaaataaaaataaaattagagacagatttctctgatctatttagagatctgttggctgcccatacactgcaggtcgattcccgatcaatttcagcatgacatcattcgggaatcagccttgtgatgtcACCCCCAGCCACATCCCCTCAAGTGTTTTATGTGCCTCCCAATCCCTGTGCAAAAAACCCTACGTGGCTGCTGGTGTTATAGCACGTGGGGTTTGTGACGTGACACATGAGCCTAAaaatgctatatgccagtagtcacgtggggTGCCAATGTGGAAGTACAGCTGACACAACGGCTGACACTTATTGGacagtgtgatgatccgctcagctggctgcacaggcagacagcggtttgtccattcctctagtctgtgggctgcaggtctctggaacagagacctgtctttccattgcaagtttctggtctgttctcttgctggggaatttgcatacattcgttatgcaaatcccctacctgccttctttgatgactggcactataagagctttatgtttcccagaatgctttgctggacatttcccttccatggtctgttcctgatggacactgctggagtgtcagccattgctatctagtatagttaattcctgggggttgctttaggctccccttctagcccagtcaggttgtattatacgtattgcctgttctgtcttgtcttgcctgttgccattgtcctgtccctatggtggtcgacaggaaatggttctgatctctgttcttggagtatagctggtgcagcggttgctaccagctatctcttctgttctgtttcctgggatcgcgctagctacttttcgctagcactggggatccttctgttctgtctcctgggatcgcgctagctacttttcgctagcgctggggatccttctgttctgtcttctgggatcacgctagctacttttcgctagcgctggggatccttctgttctgctactctgtacctggatcgcgctagccacttttcgctagtgctgtggatcctatctctcgcttgtccctgttttcgtgtgtctgtcttgtctgcttcgcttgctggaggctcggtgaggtaaccgttaagcaagcgctcgcgtcctctgtttcatgtttgtctgttaatggttagttaggcgtgcttgtctctattgtgcttatcacgtggagatcgcgcataaccgcgtgcactgttgcgaatgagtgcggtgttcgcggttagctggcGTTGttgttttccatatctccttattgtattatttgctgtgcctttgctaccctcgtattctattctgatctgccttgtgtcacgtctggcgatcgcacctctcgcgatcgcgttcctatttcatatctgctgttgtgtgtgcgcggtcgcggggtggcgactggattggcgcacacacatacaacctgtccctttgctcaatctcattcgcaatcgcctctcttgcgattgcgttctgcgcttcgtaca
Proteins encoded in this region:
- the ARL14 gene encoding ADP-ribosylation factor-like protein 14, with amino-acid sequence MGGSGHSRVKEARILLLGLGASGKSTVLYRLKFKENFFTIPTVGFNVEMIQTEKHLQLTIWDVGGQEKMRAFWYNYFENTDGLVYVVDSTNEKTLVESKKEFKRILQNDMIKNVPVVVLANKQDLPGAQNADEITRLFNMKRYCSDRDWYVQACCATSGQGLEEAFSKISEFVKRSKEDALNFAKQTVRLKTSRKI